In Zingiber officinale cultivar Zhangliang chromosome 3A, Zo_v1.1, whole genome shotgun sequence, the DNA window cacgatctcgacttagatatccgaaatggatctaagccggatcgacgcctaatattcccttcccgggaacgcgtcctcgcagtcactcccctccagtgacttacctcacttacctgccagacgtccggtcagcccgtcgactcgtctggacttcttgccaagcgtccggtcagcccgtcgacccgcttggacttctcgccaagcgtccggtcagctcgtcgacccgcttggacttctcgccaagcgtccggtcagcccgtcgacccgcttggacttctcgccaactatccggtcagcccgtcgacctagctggacttcgtgccagacatctggtcagcccgtcgacctgtctggacttctcctgcacactcgatcaaagtgtcagataacaacgaacttaacttaacctgatttgtcattcatcaaaacctgagttaggccgttagtgctacccgcaccaacacttcaAGGGTGTGCCTTTAGAGGTAATGCTGAATCTCTATCTTCATCTAACCGTGATAATTTTCTTGAATTAGTAAAGACTTTTGCAAAAAATGAGTACAAAAATTGATGAAGTTGTACTTGAGAAATGCTCCAAAAAATGCTCAATATATCACTCTAGAAATTCAGAAAGAGATTTTACATATTATGGCTAATAGAGTACGAAAGATAGTTCGTGAAGAAGTTGGTGATAAATATTTCtgtattcttgttgataaaaCACAAGATATATCTAAATGAGAGCAAATGGCCATTATCTTGAGGTTTGTGAATAATTATGGGGTTTTGATCGAAAGATTTTTTACCATCAAAAGTGTTAGCGATACTACCTCATTGAACCTGaaaaaagaaatatcaaatgttCTTGTTCATCATGACCTACAAGTTAAGGAAATCATAggccaaggatatgatggtgctagTAATATGCGTGGTGCATGGAATGTACTTTAGACATTATTTCTCATAGATTGTCCCTATGCATACTATGTCCATTGTTTTGCCCATCGATTACAACTCACATTGGTTTCTGCAGCCAAGGATGTCAGTGTTATTTGGGAGTTCTTTTCTTATTTGGATAATATAGTAAATATTGTTACTTCTTCTACTAAATGCATTGCTGAGTTACATATTGCACAAAGAATGAAATTGAGCATATGTTGGCAATTGGAGAATGTGATTCTGGAAGTGGGGCAAATCAGATTGGTAATTTGCAGCGAGCGGGAGCTATTCGTTGGAGTTATCACTATGACTCAGTAAAAAGATTGATAGGTATGTATGCTGCAACTTGTAAAGTTTTTGAAGTTCTTAGTGATCATTCTCTAAATGGAAGAGCTAAGCCGAAGTTCGGGGGATTTATAGAAACATGACAAACTTtgaatttgtatttatttttcatttaatgCATAAAATTATGAGAACATCAGATACTCTTTGTCAAATTCTTCAAAGAAAATCTCAAGATATTTTGTCTGCTATTACATTTGTCTCTACTACCTAAACTATCCTCCAAGAACTTAGAGAATGCGAGTGGGAAGATTTTTTTCATGAAGTGAAAGTTTTTTGTATGAGAAATGAAATTGATATGCCTGACCTTGATTGTCTATATAAGATTGGTCATTCCCGTCAGCAAACTACAATTGAGCATCATTATCACTTTGATATTTTTAATGTAGCAATAGATTTCATCTTGATGGAGTTAAATACTCTATTTAATGAGTCGTCAATGGAACTTCTTTCTCTTAGTTCCGCTTTAGAtcctaaaaattcatttaaatcaaTTAACATTGATGATATTTGCAAGCTTGCAATGAAGTTTTATCCTGAAGATTTCACAAATCAAGACATCATTGCTTTGAAGTATGAATTGGTACATTATAAACTGGATGTGATACAAAATTTGAAGGCTTCGACACTTGTTGAGTTATGTCAGCAATTGACTGAAAGTGGACGGTCAAAGGTTTATGTTATGTTGACTAGATTGATTCATCTACTTTTGACATTACCTGTTTCTATTGCCACTACTGAGCGAGCCTTTTCAACAATGAAGAATGTGAAGATAGCACTTCGCAATAAAATGGAGGATGAATTTCTTGAAAATTGTTTGACACTTTATATTGAACGAGATTTAGCTAAGGATATAGATGTAGATTCTATTATAGATGAATTTTATGTTTCAAAATCTTATAGAGCATAACTTTGTTGAATAACATAgtgtaatgattttttttttgttatacatctaatttttataataatatatgatTTATTACATTAATTTCAAGCCCCCCTAACTCGAATTCCTGGATCCGTCCCTGCTgacaatatcataataaatgtcattaacCTTATTGGTGGAAAGAGGCTATGAACCCTCTGCACTAGGTTGAGATGTCTGTGCAATTCTAGTGGGCATTGCTTCAagtgtcaaaataataattttattaacctCTATATAAAGTTTACAAATATATTCACAAAAGTTAATATTCTTATGTTATTGCTTAGGAATGTTGATCGACAaatgatccatccttcttcttatagGTCTTGTTAAATACCTCCCAACAAGTGGAAGACCTTTGTAATTCAGCAGCATGAGTACAAAGAATGAAAAtacattaaaactaataaaaatatatataagaaattTTTATATAACTTGATTTTAAACTTAGCAAGTCAGTGGCATGCTCCACGATAGAACGAGATCTAATAGTATGCTTTATGGATCTAGTGCTCAGCCCAACATACTCTAAATTGTGATTGCCTCGATCAATTACTGAATTAGATTATCAATGTTGTGCAGTCCAAATGGCTCTCAAAGCCTGCCAAACTGAATCAGGGATCTCGAATGGCCTAGTGCCCCTTTGCCTCTAATTGTATAACATGTCCCTATACAGTTTAGAGCagtagttattttttttaaaaaaatcttctcATAGTCCTCCTTCCAAATATACCTCTTCTACAATAATATGTTTTGAGAATTAGtatcatttaattttaaactacaaAATATGTATTATATTcaaaatacttataaaaattcaCCATAATTGAAGTCCTTTATGTCTTGGTCTACAAGCCTCCATGTAGTATTAGATGGGGATAATCGTTCTTTAAACCTCTTGGATATGTATGTTGTGACCTAATGGTCATCTGAGACAAAGTTACATGGAAAAATATTATGTATGAGATATGTGTGATTAATAAAATAAAGATTAAGTGCTAGAGTAATTACTAAATACATGAATACTTACTAGTTACCAACAACCTTCAAAATAATCTAGTCACCATGTGCTCTATGTCGTGACTGTATCACTATATATGCAAAATCATATTATAAGACATATACATTTGAGATAATAATGTCTTTTGACTAGggagatgaaaaaaataaaaataaaaaatcatacaATATACCATGACATTATTACTAATTTTAAATCAACTAATGTTattttgaattaactaaattaacaTTTTATAAGTTCTCAGCGTTAAACTCCATTTATACATCAACCTCCTCACtgctaaacatttctctatcatctatttccttataagtgacattaacatctataAGTAATTATGATGTAGATTATATTTCTGAATCAACTGAGTGTATCTCAACTTCTtcattttgatatgcatcatGGTTATGGATTATggtgttcgacatttctatggtTGACTAAGGCTTTATTTGACACACTACTAATCATTCATTAGGTCTTCTTCTCTTCATTGGGTACTCAAGATAGAATACTTGACCAGCTTGTACTGCGAAGATAAAAGACTCAAACTTATGGAatcttttatttgtgttaacctcaactaaattatagaaacaatgtattctggtacctgttcttAGATTTCAATCATACCATAAATATTTGAACAATACACACCTTAACTAGGATACTCAACTTCCACGATTTCCTTAACTCTATCATAATAATCAAATTGAGTATCATTGTTATTTGTGGATCCTTTTAAGTAAATACTAGAATTATACGTAAGCCTTTGTGAATCGCATTGGGCCATATGGAATCTGAATCCATTAACATAATAACCTGAGAAGACTATTATGTTATGGAGAGGTTCTGATACAAGATTTTTTTAGTCtttcatcttgcacatttgatattctacggttATTCGCCTATGATagtagttatgatataaattagatatatatatatacaatataGTTGCattgtaataaataatttaatctctaacttatataaatttgaaactaaaatataaattcatcctgttgaaggcgctggaattccattctgtttaaatttccctgtaaaaaattatacaagtaaagaacttttcctagcaacccgcatgtttgatcaatcaagcaagttcttgatggatcaaagcataccttgatcgaagtacaagatccctggtctcttgtgttggtattcaaaatcgatataaagaaaacttaaactaattacgcagtggaattaaagaactagttgtacctttcctttgtagctaaagacctcttgatcttctgtcgtattcctctcctcttcttggatgtcgtgtgggtggcgatctaccaagacaaaaccacccttcccttcttctcttccaaaccgccggccaccaagtgAAGCTTTAGGATGGGCCACcaattaagacaatgtccaagttccttttccaatcaatataatttggatcagtaagtttgttttcttttaaaataacagcaagagaattgaaagccattttgaaatcctgagaattacaaaataaaataattggtcaaaactttagaatttaaaattaatattgattcctcaaacaatataatttaaattcaccaacacctcaaaacaccgtgaatttcgtatgtcacgatagtgtggacatatactaattcaaacatttgtaagaggaggttttacccattaattttattatcttgtcaacctaactttatgacaaataaaattaatagttggttcatcttcggccacacaaataatagcagtgactccgatggggatgatactattaaatgcgccaaagtatataccattacttgatacttagtccattaattaggattgtgccccttcaaatggagaagatcacacatacctaaataatttcttataatcatTCATAGAGGAactttgatctagtgatccacaaacaaattcatccgatatggaggaagacacttaaagtcaacgcgcaagtttaaatgcatcacttataaaccagtaatagagaccgtgggatttatttaaataatctctctcctacttagttatttaaattgaggaattttaacatgcacacacatcacaacacatacacatcacagcacatagaacaacatataaaggcgataaatatgaaaataaaatttccaactattacaGCCTCATTcatcgctgtcctccaatatgccgccaatggttCAAGTCATCGtgtctatctcgcttccttcttcgccgcacccctggtcctcaaaatagcaccacgcataacaaggatacaagctgcaccaaaaaaaataaaataaaataaaatttatatttatcgatcctatattccacaaagaaatttacatgtaatctagattgaacaaaatgaaaaaaaaaataatacggcAACCggccgtatttaattattacaatcatgcacacaaaatggcctcgacatgcctgagggttcaaatcatacataaacacacaaagccataatagttggatctacgatgcctgcaaccacagagttaatctttcttgcacatcctactattatctggtCTAAACTTATAtacgagcagtgcataatttaactgaaaaccaatcacataaaaccagaaaacatgctctgataccacttgaaggcgctgaaattccgttctgtttaaatttccttgtataaaaattgtacaagtacagaactttttctagcaaTCCGCATGTTCAATCAgatatgtgtttgatcaatcaggCAAGTTCtcgatggatcaaagcacaccttgatcgaagtataagatcgttaacctcttgtgttggtattcaaaattaatacaaagaaaacttaaactaattacacagcggaattaaagaactagttgtaccgtttctttgtagctaaagaccttttgatcttctgccgtattcctctcctctttttggacatcgtgtggacgacgatctaccaagacaaaaccacccttcccttcttctcttccaaaccgtCAGCCACCAAGTGAAGCTCTAGGATGGGGcgctttctcctcttcttccttttcttcctcttcttcaagccgcctgTAACACCTATAAAATTCTTCTATTTAAATACAGCAAAAAGAAgtcaaagaaaagataaaagaaataaaaatagattaataaatggccttgggctaggattgaacccaagacctcttatttatgattggttaaagttgccattaaagtggtggtaaagcatcacataaacaataggaaacaattcattatatgtagaatatatgtgaagagatgcttcaacttccacttggtataaaagGGTAAGGATGAGATGAAAACCTAAATTTTCATCTCcctctttctcctctcctctctagccgaaatCCTCTCCTCACCTTTGTGATTTTCGGCCAAGATCTAGGACTAGGGTTTCTAAAATTCTAAGTCTTCAAGGGGAGGATCTAAGAGGATAATTCCACAAGATTTGTACGCACATGAAGGGTGTTTTGgagatcaaggcatacaaaagagaggattttcttccctacaccctctataatagtaagatctagcgaaaggatgtaagtactactcacctgcagtataagttgcttcgattaTGCATGTATGAACCTTCTTGTTGTGGGTTGTTATggttgtatgcatgattaagagatatgcatgttaaagaagatataagacatgttatgtaagatgccctctacaatttttgggattaagagcatgtttagagggTCTTGGATTGCTTCCCATGTAGTTTGGCGCTAAGAAGTATATTccagtgccctaaagtgcttccctataagtgtgagggattaagtgcacataaggtgtttgttgaaatgacaagctagtgcaagtataagaaagcgatatttaaagaaagtattttactttgatgTGACATTGtattggacacaaggtccatgggtgggctcctagatcgtccCTAAGCCCCTAGatcacctagtagtaccttaataggttcgggattagctaccttggatcttattaaggatgcgcgcaaagtggtacaatgtcgggcccaaagcaagttgattattattttcactagtatgtaatATGAAGTTTTCCCAAGTTCATTGTTTATTTGAGTGAAAGCATTCTTAAGTTTGGGAATTAGAGATTATAAGGTGCAGTTTTGATGAACTCTATTGTATAACAAGGCCTATGGTCTTCATTACTTGTTTTCAATACAGGCATGATTTTATGTTGACGTCtcatgataaacctatttaaaaatgacgatgtttgcatgatgagtctatttaaaaatacatgtcatgtacatatttccaaaTTATGGGTTTTAGCATGAGTAATTATTAAGTGCATGTTTTGTGTTCCTTCAAGCAGTTTTGCAAGCATGTTTTCCCCTTTTAATGTATTGTTTTGTGAGTAAAtgatacttactaagcgtttgcttatagattacatttccttatactgtagataaaggtaaaggaaagctcgagtaggaggaggcagcaggagcagtgcttgggtgtgtgtgtgtgtgtggcggaacaatggaaagagatccGAGAGTTGTTAATTTGGGGAACATATAGAACTTTAGTTTGTTTCTTCGCTTTCATATTATATAAAATACTGGCATAAGTTGGTTATGAAGGAATTGACGGCTTGGTAGAATGTTTGGATGGCAAGTGAAAGCGAAAAAGCGGAGAACAAGCTCTTCCGGTAGCGAAGGGAGACCCTCCGCACGGCCTATGGCACGGCCATGTGGATCCGCACGGCCATGCGGATCCGCACG includes these proteins:
- the LOC122053481 gene encoding uncharacterized protein LOC122053481, which translates into the protein MAIILRFVNNYGVLIERFFTIKSVSDTTSLNLKKEISNVLVHHDLQVKEIIGQGYDGASNMRGAWNNEIEHMLAIGECDSGSGANQIGNLQRAGAIRWSYHYDSVKRLIAIDFILMELNTLFNESSMELLSLSSALDPKNSFKSINIDDICKLAMKFYPEDFTNQDIIALKYELVHYKLDVIQNLKASTLVELCQQLTESGRSKVYVMLTRLIHLLLTLPVSIATTERAFSTMKNVKIALRNKMEDEFLENCLTLYIERDLAKDIDVDSIIDEFYVSKSYRA